From one Triticum urartu cultivar G1812 chromosome 3, Tu2.1, whole genome shotgun sequence genomic stretch:
- the LOC125543361 gene encoding uncharacterized protein LOC125543361 isoform X5 encodes MFFSLVLLEQMASFSRTMVIFCEAWNTRTKNMIDFRLLSPGDEDDASNEQQDPASTVATIDGKERSTWQATAGNAEDDDIKQLLPMPPPNETSDDVVDFKKVIRFCRPEPSVELLAVYPHFFPFVGKIAVDENGGQFVYHQEEGENPKLDSEENLVLTGPFETISGFGSGCMTIEIPEISRPGVIDTATLVFGDYPCVDAKHEDRLITTKYGRHLVVSYVLMKEGLGVHVQVSLRLFGDDTFQTIHLHGQITAHNRVFEDDNVLLFFCEEEEKVQLTPSAGNGSVILKPMQRFIVTVPINPQPFLTIKGP; translated from the exons ATGTTCTTCTCATTGGTGCTTCTTGAACAAATG GCATCCTTCTCAAGAACAATGGTGATTTTTTGTGAGGCTTGGAACACAAGAACAAAAAATATGATAGATTTCCGTTTGCTTTCACCTGGCGATGAGGATGATGCTAGCAATGAGCAGCAAGATCCGGCATCTACTGTTGCTACTATTGATGGCAAAGAGCGATCGACATGGCAAGCGACTGCTGGCAATGCTGAGGATGATGACATTAAGCAACTGCTACCAATGCCGCCACCTAATGAAACCAGTGATGATGTGGTTGACTTTAAGAAAGTCATACGTTTTTGTCGACCTGAACCATCGGTGGAGCTATTGGCTGTGTATCCACACTTCTTCCCCTTTGTTGGGAAAATCGCTGTTGACGAGAATGGTGGTCAGTTTGTCTACCACCAAGAAGAAGGAGAAAATCCCAAACTTGACTCTGAG GAAAATTTGGTGCTCACAGGGCCATTCGAAACTATCTCAGGATTCGGTTCCGGTTGCATGACAATTGAAATCCCTGAGATAAGCAGACCTGGTGTTATTGACACTGCTACTCTAGTTTTTGGAGATTACCCATGTGTGGATGCCAAGCATGAAGATCGCCTTATCACAACAAAGTATGGCCGCCACCTCGTTGTGTCATATGTGTTGATGAAGGAAGGCTTGGGGGTCCATGTGCAGGTCAGTCTCCGCCTCTTTGGTGACGATACATTTCAGACCATCCACTTGCACGGTCAAATCACTGCACATAACCGGGTCTTCGAGGATGACAATGTGTTGCTCTTCTTCtgtgaggaggaggagaaggtgcAGCTCACCCCCTCTGCTGGCAATGGTAGTGTGATCCTAAAGCCAATGCAGCGGTTCATTGTTACGGTGCCAATCAATCCACAGCCATTTCTTACAATTAAG GGACCATAG
- the LOC125543361 gene encoding uncharacterized protein LOC125543361 isoform X4, with translation MFFSLVLLEQMASFSRTMVIFCEAWNTRTKNMIDFRLLSPGDEDDASNEQQDPASTVATIDGKERSTWQATAGNAEDDDIKQLLPMPPPNETSDDVVDFKKVIRFCRPEPSVELLAVYPHFFPFVGKIAVDENGGQFVYHQEEGENPKLDSEENLVLTGPFETISGFGSGCMTIEIPEISRPGVIDTATLVFGDYPCVDAKHEDRLITTKYGRHLVVSYVLMKEGLGVHVQEEKVQLTPSAGNGSVILKPMQRFIVTVPINPQPFLTIKVRLNVTTPSNEGVPIPFEGDVEFPLDRDHRIRTISTNHGEVKVSITYN, from the exons ATGTTCTTCTCATTGGTGCTTCTTGAACAAATG GCATCCTTCTCAAGAACAATGGTGATTTTTTGTGAGGCTTGGAACACAAGAACAAAAAATATGATAGATTTCCGTTTGCTTTCACCTGGCGATGAGGATGATGCTAGCAATGAGCAGCAAGATCCGGCATCTACTGTTGCTACTATTGATGGCAAAGAGCGATCGACATGGCAAGCGACTGCTGGCAATGCTGAGGATGATGACATTAAGCAACTGCTACCAATGCCGCCACCTAATGAAACCAGTGATGATGTGGTTGACTTTAAGAAAGTCATACGTTTTTGTCGACCTGAACCATCGGTGGAGCTATTGGCTGTGTATCCACACTTCTTCCCCTTTGTTGGGAAAATCGCTGTTGACGAGAATGGTGGTCAGTTTGTCTACCACCAAGAAGAAGGAGAAAATCCCAAACTTGACTCTGAG GAAAATTTGGTGCTCACAGGGCCATTCGAAACTATCTCAGGATTCGGTTCCGGTTGCATGACAATTGAAATCCCTGAGATAAGCAGACCTGGTGTTATTGACACTGCTACTCTAGTTTTTGGAGATTACCCATGTGTGGATGCCAAGCATGAAGATCGCCTTATCACAACAAAGTATGGCCGCCACCTCGTTGTGTCATATGTGTTGATGAAGGAAGGCTTGGGGGTCCATGTGCAG gaggagaaggtgcAGCTCACCCCCTCTGCTGGCAATGGTAGTGTGATCCTAAAGCCAATGCAGCGGTTCATTGTTACGGTGCCAATCAATCCACAGCCATTTCTTACAATTAAGGTACGGTTGAATGTGACAACTCCAAGCAACGAGGGGGTTCCCATCCCCTTTGAAGGTGATGTTGAGTTCCCTCTTGACAGGGACCATAGAATTCGGACAATCAGCACAAACCACGGTGAGGTGAAAGTCAGTATCACGTACAATTGA
- the LOC125543361 gene encoding uncharacterized protein LOC125543361 isoform X1: MFFSLVLLEQMASFSRTMVIFCEAWNTRTKNMIDFRLLSPGDEDDASNEQQDPASTVATIDGKERSTWQATAGNAEDDDIKQLLPMPPPNETSDDVVDFKKVIRFCRPEPSVELLAVYPHFFPFVGKIAVDENGGQFVYHQEEGENPKLDSEENLVLTGPFETISGFGSGCMTIEIPEISRPGVIDTATLVFGDYPCVDAKHEDRLITTKYGRHLVVSYVLMKEGLGVHVQVSLRLFGDDTFQTIHLHGQITAHNRVFEDDNVLLFFCEEEEKVQLTPSAGNGSVILKPMQRFIVTVPINPQPFLTIKVRLNVTTPSNEGVPIPFEGDVEFPLDRDHRIRTISTNHGEVKVSITYN; encoded by the exons ATGTTCTTCTCATTGGTGCTTCTTGAACAAATG GCATCCTTCTCAAGAACAATGGTGATTTTTTGTGAGGCTTGGAACACAAGAACAAAAAATATGATAGATTTCCGTTTGCTTTCACCTGGCGATGAGGATGATGCTAGCAATGAGCAGCAAGATCCGGCATCTACTGTTGCTACTATTGATGGCAAAGAGCGATCGACATGGCAAGCGACTGCTGGCAATGCTGAGGATGATGACATTAAGCAACTGCTACCAATGCCGCCACCTAATGAAACCAGTGATGATGTGGTTGACTTTAAGAAAGTCATACGTTTTTGTCGACCTGAACCATCGGTGGAGCTATTGGCTGTGTATCCACACTTCTTCCCCTTTGTTGGGAAAATCGCTGTTGACGAGAATGGTGGTCAGTTTGTCTACCACCAAGAAGAAGGAGAAAATCCCAAACTTGACTCTGAG GAAAATTTGGTGCTCACAGGGCCATTCGAAACTATCTCAGGATTCGGTTCCGGTTGCATGACAATTGAAATCCCTGAGATAAGCAGACCTGGTGTTATTGACACTGCTACTCTAGTTTTTGGAGATTACCCATGTGTGGATGCCAAGCATGAAGATCGCCTTATCACAACAAAGTATGGCCGCCACCTCGTTGTGTCATATGTGTTGATGAAGGAAGGCTTGGGGGTCCATGTGCAGGTCAGTCTCCGCCTCTTTGGTGACGATACATTTCAGACCATCCACTTGCACGGTCAAATCACTGCACATAACCGGGTCTTCGAGGATGACAATGTGTTGCTCTTCTTCtgtgaggaggaggagaaggtgcAGCTCACCCCCTCTGCTGGCAATGGTAGTGTGATCCTAAAGCCAATGCAGCGGTTCATTGTTACGGTGCCAATCAATCCACAGCCATTTCTTACAATTAAGGTACGGTTGAATGTGACAACTCCAAGCAACGAGGGGGTTCCCATCCCCTTTGAAGGTGATGTTGAGTTCCCTCTTGACAGGGACCATAGAATTCGGACAATCAGCACAAACCACGGTGAGGTGAAAGTCAGTATCACGTACAATTGA
- the LOC125543361 gene encoding uncharacterized protein LOC125543361 isoform X6 — translation MFFSLVLLEQMASFSRTMVIFCEAWNTRTKNMIDFRLLSPGDEDDASNEQQDPASTVATIDGKERSTWQATAGNAEDDDIKQLLPMPPPNETSDDVVDFKKVIRFCRPEPSVELLAVYPHFFPFVGKIAVDENGGQFVYHQEEGENPKLDSEENLVLTGPFETISGFGSGCMTIEIPEISRPGVIDTATLVFGDYPCVDAKHEDRLITTKYGRHLVVSYVLMKEGLGVHVQEEEKVQLTPSAGNGSVILKPMQRFIVTVPINPQPFLTIKGP, via the exons ATGTTCTTCTCATTGGTGCTTCTTGAACAAATG GCATCCTTCTCAAGAACAATGGTGATTTTTTGTGAGGCTTGGAACACAAGAACAAAAAATATGATAGATTTCCGTTTGCTTTCACCTGGCGATGAGGATGATGCTAGCAATGAGCAGCAAGATCCGGCATCTACTGTTGCTACTATTGATGGCAAAGAGCGATCGACATGGCAAGCGACTGCTGGCAATGCTGAGGATGATGACATTAAGCAACTGCTACCAATGCCGCCACCTAATGAAACCAGTGATGATGTGGTTGACTTTAAGAAAGTCATACGTTTTTGTCGACCTGAACCATCGGTGGAGCTATTGGCTGTGTATCCACACTTCTTCCCCTTTGTTGGGAAAATCGCTGTTGACGAGAATGGTGGTCAGTTTGTCTACCACCAAGAAGAAGGAGAAAATCCCAAACTTGACTCTGAG GAAAATTTGGTGCTCACAGGGCCATTCGAAACTATCTCAGGATTCGGTTCCGGTTGCATGACAATTGAAATCCCTGAGATAAGCAGACCTGGTGTTATTGACACTGCTACTCTAGTTTTTGGAGATTACCCATGTGTGGATGCCAAGCATGAAGATCGCCTTATCACAACAAAGTATGGCCGCCACCTCGTTGTGTCATATGTGTTGATGAAGGAAGGCTTGGGGGTCCATGTGCAG gaggaggagaaggtgcAGCTCACCCCCTCTGCTGGCAATGGTAGTGTGATCCTAAAGCCAATGCAGCGGTTCATTGTTACGGTGCCAATCAATCCACAGCCATTTCTTACAATTAAG GGACCATAG
- the LOC125543361 gene encoding uncharacterized protein LOC125543361 isoform X7, producing MFFSLVLLEQMASFSRTMVIFCEAWNTRTKNMIDFRLLSPGDEDDASNEQQDPASTVATIDGKERSTWQATAGNAEDDDIKQLLPMPPPNETSDDVVDFKKVIRFCRPEPSVELLAVYPHFFPFVGKIAVDENGGQFVYHQEEGENPKLDSEENLVLTGPFETISGFGSGCMTIEIPEISRPGVIDTATLVFGDYPCVDAKHEDRLITTKYGRHLVVSYVLMKEGLGVHVQEEKVQLTPSAGNGSVILKPMQRFIVTVPINPQPFLTIKGP from the exons ATGTTCTTCTCATTGGTGCTTCTTGAACAAATG GCATCCTTCTCAAGAACAATGGTGATTTTTTGTGAGGCTTGGAACACAAGAACAAAAAATATGATAGATTTCCGTTTGCTTTCACCTGGCGATGAGGATGATGCTAGCAATGAGCAGCAAGATCCGGCATCTACTGTTGCTACTATTGATGGCAAAGAGCGATCGACATGGCAAGCGACTGCTGGCAATGCTGAGGATGATGACATTAAGCAACTGCTACCAATGCCGCCACCTAATGAAACCAGTGATGATGTGGTTGACTTTAAGAAAGTCATACGTTTTTGTCGACCTGAACCATCGGTGGAGCTATTGGCTGTGTATCCACACTTCTTCCCCTTTGTTGGGAAAATCGCTGTTGACGAGAATGGTGGTCAGTTTGTCTACCACCAAGAAGAAGGAGAAAATCCCAAACTTGACTCTGAG GAAAATTTGGTGCTCACAGGGCCATTCGAAACTATCTCAGGATTCGGTTCCGGTTGCATGACAATTGAAATCCCTGAGATAAGCAGACCTGGTGTTATTGACACTGCTACTCTAGTTTTTGGAGATTACCCATGTGTGGATGCCAAGCATGAAGATCGCCTTATCACAACAAAGTATGGCCGCCACCTCGTTGTGTCATATGTGTTGATGAAGGAAGGCTTGGGGGTCCATGTGCAG gaggagaaggtgcAGCTCACCCCCTCTGCTGGCAATGGTAGTGTGATCCTAAAGCCAATGCAGCGGTTCATTGTTACGGTGCCAATCAATCCACAGCCATTTCTTACAATTAAG GGACCATAG
- the LOC125543360 gene encoding transcription factor MYB3R-1, translating into MTSDKGKAPKKAGEASGQPSTTHEGKVSNEPQRQRSLNGRTTGPTRRSTKGNWTPEEDDILSRAVQTYNGKNWKKIAECFPDRTDVQCLHRWQKVLNPELIKGPWSKEEDDIIVEMVKKYGPKKWSTIAQALPGRIGKQCRERWHNHLNPGINKDAWTQEEEITLIHAHRMYGNKWAELTKFLPGRTDNSIKNHWNSSVKKKIDSYMSSGLLAQVSRLPLIEHHAHFNSSPAITQQNSEDSDSNAVREVEDSSGCSQSSLAMVSCSQAQDTNLALSCDLHVNADPSKTEAHDSQSSMCQEGYTSTEGVASALSEVHCHASSSRFGPDKLLQQEISQRMDLQMDIDETPGNSMFENNQTICSTSNNERPMLQYEIAPDMPISVLTNVSGAEPKLHFMSEADFSSPNCLKSELWQDVSFQSLLSGPDVVDADSLSRLNHHSDTHSSEADTHFLAAPNPSHTSNPSSMMMAAYGQDPSLSVPQSLIPNGLSDVADEKSREMQVSGSEMITCMHDSFGDSEQFATPGSTDGRHGASAIIERIPEYGDKQLTDAEEPASSMAKEPPLAQGEAASDEKQDKGALFYEPPRFPSMDVPFVSCDLVTSGDLQEYSPLGIRQLMRSTMSVTTPLRLWGSPTHDESPDVVLKSAAKSFISTPSILKKRPRDLSSPTLEKGIEKKSRTEQDSGVLGTSSVSAQTSCMHAIKDKGLVTESVFCTNRSSSFKPLEKKLEFCDENKGNLGESEQAKDGRNAQNNHPVDEHARGEQCSTANMVNINDEPPATVLVEHKGNDISDHGANAMYQKMNTNLEALSACKETFAKSKSGELIAEKSSPCIQMDYEYVNILADTPGVKRGLESPSAWKSPWFIDMQYKGSYFISPADTTYDALGLMKRINVQSASALADAREVLASGSQCGNKDFDEENKENIDAENETGTGKPQNKIMAEARVLDFNECATPVRTADSSVGGRLTKSLSSPIPSSHLLKKFR; encoded by the exons ATGACAAGCGATAAAGGAAAGGCTCCGAAGAAGGCTGGAGAGGCTTCTGGACAGCCATCTACTACTCATGAAGGGAAAGTCAGCAATGAGCCACAGAGGCAACGGTCGCTCAATGG GAGGACCACTGGCCCGACACGACGCTCAACCAAAGGAAATTGGACCCCCGAAGAG GATGATATATTGTCCAGAGCAGTCCAGACTTACAATGGGAAAAACTGGAAAAAGATAG CGGAGTGTTTTCCTGATAGAACCGATGTACAATGCCTGCACAGGTGGCAAAAGGTTCTAAATCCTGAGTTGATCAAAGGGCCATGGTCCAAAGAA GAAGACGATATCATTGTTGAAATGGTAAAGAAATATGGTCCAAAGAAATGGTCAACTATTGCCCAAGCTTTGCCAGGACGTATAGGAAAGCAATGCCGGGAACG GTGGCACAATCATCTTAACCCTGGCATAAACAAGGATGCATGGACACAGGAGGAGGAAATTACTCTTATACATGCTCATCGAATGTATGGAAACAAATGGGCTGAATTGACAAAGTTTTTACCCGGAAG GACGGACAATTCAATTAAAAACCACTGGAACAGTTCTGTAAAGAAGAAAATTGATTCTTATATGTCATCAGGTTTACTTGCTCAAGTCTCGCGTCTCCCACTTATTGAACACCATGCACATTTTAATTCCTCACCGGCAATTACGCAACAAAACAGTGAAGACAGTGACAGCAATGCTGTCCGGGAGGTTGAGGATTCATCAGGGTGTAGTCAATCCTCATTGGCCATGGTTTCTTGCTCGCAAGCGCAGGACACCAATCTGGCCTTGAGCTGTGATTTACATGTGAATGCGGATCCCAGCAAGACAGAAGCACATGATTCTCAGTCTTCTATGTGCCAGGAAGGCTATACTTCCACCGAGGGTGTTGCATCTGCTTTGTCTGAAGTTCATTGCCATGCTTCTTCCTCCAGATTTGGTCCAGATAAACTCTTGCAGCAGGAAATTTCACAAAGAATGGATTTGCAGATggatattgatgaaacaccaggTAACTCTATGTTTGAAAACAACCAGACCATTTGTAGTACATCGAATAATGAAAGACCGATGTTACAGTATGAGATAGCACCAGATATGCCTATCTCTGTGCTAACTAATGTTTCTGGAGCTGAGCCAAAACTACATTTCATGTCCGAGGCTGACTTCAGCAGTCCTAATTGTTTGAAATCAGAACTTTGGCAAGATGTTTCGTTCCAGAGTCTTCTTTCTGGACCTGATGTAGTTGATGCTGATTCTCTTTCAAGACTAAACCACCATTCAGATACACATTCCTCTGAAGCAGACACCCATTTTTTGGCAGCACCCAATCCATCGCATACATCAAATCCGTCGAGTATGATGATGGCTGCTTATGGCCAGGATCCATCGTTGTCAGTACCACAATCTCTTATTCCAAATGGTTTGTCGGATGTGGCTGATGAAAAGTCAAGAGAAATGCAAGTTTCTGGGTCAGAGATGATCACATGCATGCATGATTCTTTTGGTGATTCTGAGCAGTTTGCTACCCCTGGCAGTACTGATGGTAGACATGGTGCTTCAGCAATTATAGAAAGAATACCGGAATACGGGGACAAACAGTTAACTGACGCTGAAGAACCTGCTTCCAGCATGGCCAAAGAACCACCATTGGCACAAGGTGAGGCTGCGTCAGATGAAAAGCAAGATAAGGGAGCGCTATTCTATGAACCTCCTCGCTTCCCAAGCATGGATGTTCCATTTGTCAGCTGTGATCTTGTAACTTCTGGCGATTTGCAAGAGTACAGTCCCCTTGGCATTCGGCAGTTGATGCGCTCAACCATGAGCGTAACCACTCCATTGAGATTGTGGGGCTCCCCTACCCATGATGAAAGCCCTGATGTTGTGCTGAAGAGTGCCGCCAAAAGCTTCATAAGCACACCATCAATATTAAAGAAACGACCGAGAGATCTGTCATCTCCGACTCTCGAAAAAGGAATAGAGAAGAAGTCTAGGACTGAACAGGACAGTGGTGTGTTGGGCACATCCTCCGTCAGTGCTCAAACAAGTTGCATGCATGCCATTAAAGACAAAGGACTTGTTACCGAATCAGTTTTTTGCACTAATCGATCTTCATCTTTTAAACCTCTGGAGAAGAAACTTGAATTCTGTGATGAAAACAAGGGAAATTTGGGTGAAAGCGAGCAGGCAAAAGATGGACGAAATGCACAGAACAACCATCCTGTGGATGAGCATGCAAGAGGGGAACAGTGTTCCACTGCAAATATGGTCAATATTAATGATGAG CCACCGGCAACTGTTCTTGTTGAGCACAAGGGCAATGACATTTCTGATCATGGCGCAAATGCCATGTATCAGAAAATGAACACAAATCTTGAAGCTCTATCGGCCTGTAAGGAAACGTTTGCTAAATCGAAGTCTGGAGAACTCATTGCCGAGAAATCTTCACCATGCATTCAAATGGATTATGAATATGTGAACAT ATTGGCTGATACGCCTGGTGTCAAAAGAGGACTGGAATCTCCATCGGCTTGGAAGTCCCCTTGGTTCATAGATATGCAATATAAG GGGTCATACTTCATCAGCCCAGCGGATACAACTTATGATGCATTAGGATTGATGAAGCGGATAAATGTGCAGAGTGCTTCTGCTTTGGCGGAtgcccgcgaggtcctggcaagTGGCAGCCAATGTGGCAACAAAGATTTTGATGAGGAAAACAAGGAAAACATAGATGCCGAAAATGAAACAGGAACTGGCAAGCCGCAAAATAAAATCATG GCTGAAGCAAGAGTCCTTGACTTCAACGAGTGCGCCACACCGGTAAGAACAGCAGACAGCAGTGTGGGCGGCAGGCTGACAAAATCGCTCAGCTCACCCATTCCTTCCTCCCACCTCCTGAAAAAATTCAGATAG
- the LOC125543361 gene encoding uncharacterized protein LOC125543361 isoform X3, whose translation MFFSLVLLEQMASFSRTMVIFCEAWNTRTKNMIDFRLLSPGDEDDASNEQQDPASTVATIDGKERSTWQATAGNAEDDDIKQLLPMPPPNETSDDVVDFKKVIRFCRPEPSVELLAVYPHFFPFVGKIAVDENGGQFVYHQEEGENPKLDSEENLVLTGPFETISGFGSGCMTIEIPEISRPGVIDTATLVFGDYPCVDAKHEDRLITTKYGRHLVVSYVLMKEGLGVHVQEEEKVQLTPSAGNGSVILKPMQRFIVTVPINPQPFLTIKVRLNVTTPSNEGVPIPFEGDVEFPLDRDHRIRTISTNHGEVKVSITYN comes from the exons ATGTTCTTCTCATTGGTGCTTCTTGAACAAATG GCATCCTTCTCAAGAACAATGGTGATTTTTTGTGAGGCTTGGAACACAAGAACAAAAAATATGATAGATTTCCGTTTGCTTTCACCTGGCGATGAGGATGATGCTAGCAATGAGCAGCAAGATCCGGCATCTACTGTTGCTACTATTGATGGCAAAGAGCGATCGACATGGCAAGCGACTGCTGGCAATGCTGAGGATGATGACATTAAGCAACTGCTACCAATGCCGCCACCTAATGAAACCAGTGATGATGTGGTTGACTTTAAGAAAGTCATACGTTTTTGTCGACCTGAACCATCGGTGGAGCTATTGGCTGTGTATCCACACTTCTTCCCCTTTGTTGGGAAAATCGCTGTTGACGAGAATGGTGGTCAGTTTGTCTACCACCAAGAAGAAGGAGAAAATCCCAAACTTGACTCTGAG GAAAATTTGGTGCTCACAGGGCCATTCGAAACTATCTCAGGATTCGGTTCCGGTTGCATGACAATTGAAATCCCTGAGATAAGCAGACCTGGTGTTATTGACACTGCTACTCTAGTTTTTGGAGATTACCCATGTGTGGATGCCAAGCATGAAGATCGCCTTATCACAACAAAGTATGGCCGCCACCTCGTTGTGTCATATGTGTTGATGAAGGAAGGCTTGGGGGTCCATGTGCAG gaggaggagaaggtgcAGCTCACCCCCTCTGCTGGCAATGGTAGTGTGATCCTAAAGCCAATGCAGCGGTTCATTGTTACGGTGCCAATCAATCCACAGCCATTTCTTACAATTAAGGTACGGTTGAATGTGACAACTCCAAGCAACGAGGGGGTTCCCATCCCCTTTGAAGGTGATGTTGAGTTCCCTCTTGACAGGGACCATAGAATTCGGACAATCAGCACAAACCACGGTGAGGTGAAAGTCAGTATCACGTACAATTGA
- the LOC125543361 gene encoding uncharacterized protein LOC125543361 isoform X2 produces the protein MVIFCEAWNTRTKNMIDFRLLSPGDEDDASNEQQDPASTVATIDGKERSTWQATAGNAEDDDIKQLLPMPPPNETSDDVVDFKKVIRFCRPEPSVELLAVYPHFFPFVGKIAVDENGGQFVYHQEEGENPKLDSEENLVLTGPFETISGFGSGCMTIEIPEISRPGVIDTATLVFGDYPCVDAKHEDRLITTKYGRHLVVSYVLMKEGLGVHVQVSLRLFGDDTFQTIHLHGQITAHNRVFEDDNVLLFFCEEEEKVQLTPSAGNGSVILKPMQRFIVTVPINPQPFLTIKVRLNVTTPSNEGVPIPFEGDVEFPLDRDHRIRTISTNHGEVKVSITYN, from the exons ATGGTGATTTTTTGTGAGGCTTGGAACACAAGAACAAAAAATATGATAGATTTCCGTTTGCTTTCACCTGGCGATGAGGATGATGCTAGCAATGAGCAGCAAGATCCGGCATCTACTGTTGCTACTATTGATGGCAAAGAGCGATCGACATGGCAAGCGACTGCTGGCAATGCTGAGGATGATGACATTAAGCAACTGCTACCAATGCCGCCACCTAATGAAACCAGTGATGATGTGGTTGACTTTAAGAAAGTCATACGTTTTTGTCGACCTGAACCATCGGTGGAGCTATTGGCTGTGTATCCACACTTCTTCCCCTTTGTTGGGAAAATCGCTGTTGACGAGAATGGTGGTCAGTTTGTCTACCACCAAGAAGAAGGAGAAAATCCCAAACTTGACTCTGAG GAAAATTTGGTGCTCACAGGGCCATTCGAAACTATCTCAGGATTCGGTTCCGGTTGCATGACAATTGAAATCCCTGAGATAAGCAGACCTGGTGTTATTGACACTGCTACTCTAGTTTTTGGAGATTACCCATGTGTGGATGCCAAGCATGAAGATCGCCTTATCACAACAAAGTATGGCCGCCACCTCGTTGTGTCATATGTGTTGATGAAGGAAGGCTTGGGGGTCCATGTGCAGGTCAGTCTCCGCCTCTTTGGTGACGATACATTTCAGACCATCCACTTGCACGGTCAAATCACTGCACATAACCGGGTCTTCGAGGATGACAATGTGTTGCTCTTCTTCtgtgaggaggaggagaaggtgcAGCTCACCCCCTCTGCTGGCAATGGTAGTGTGATCCTAAAGCCAATGCAGCGGTTCATTGTTACGGTGCCAATCAATCCACAGCCATTTCTTACAATTAAGGTACGGTTGAATGTGACAACTCCAAGCAACGAGGGGGTTCCCATCCCCTTTGAAGGTGATGTTGAGTTCCCTCTTGACAGGGACCATAGAATTCGGACAATCAGCACAAACCACGGTGAGGTGAAAGTCAGTATCACGTACAATTGA